From Chrysemys picta bellii isolate R12L10 chromosome 1, ASM1138683v2, whole genome shotgun sequence:
TCCTTCCACCCTCAGACTGTGCCCTGGGCTACAGGACACAGTAGGTCGACTCTGCTTGCCCCGCAGGTCCTTTTGGGCTCAACACCAATGGTTCTTCCTTCTGGAAGTCTGGAAGTGGTGGTGAGACAAGTGACCAGCCAGCCTCCTTGAACGAACAGCCTCCTCCAACCAGTAGGAATAAAGAGTAACCTGGGCGAAAAAGAGGGTTTTCAAACAACAGTACCCTTCTAGACTCTCAGCCCTCCCACTCTGACCGGGACTCAGGCAGGCTGAGGGCCTTCAGATTTCCCCAGCCGTGTCCATAACTGTCAGTCTGAAGAGCTTCACAGCATTCTGAATTCAGCAACGTGGTTGGAGCCCAGAAATAGGCTCTGCCAGCGTGTAGCTCCAGTGTTGTCTCTCAACCTCCCTGGGGTGGTTACTGAGTGATGGCTTTTCTTCAGCTGttgcttcccttcctgcttgttttccagCAGGCTGCTGTTAAACTAAGAAGAGCCAAACTGGTTTAACGTAATATAGCCATAACGTGAACATCCCAATAGTTCACCCAATATCACTATGCAGTAGACATCCCAAGAACTGGGTTTAACATACACATTCATTATAGCACTGCAGCTCCTTGCCTGTCACAATGCTATTCCAGTGTGCTAGGTATTTTATGAAGAGAGGACATAggcagtcagagagagagagagagagagcaatagaCGACTTTCCTGTGGGAAATGAAGTTCCATTTCCATGAATACTCATGCATTTGACTTTGAAATCCACTTCCTGCAAACCCTCATCGTGCCTGAATAACAGGTGCTGAGGTCACTATGTACTGGAGAGTCAGAACTCAGAGAATGAATATTCTCTATACGGACCCCAATGCCTGTTACCACTCCGGATACAGGCCACAGACTGACAgaacagaacctgaggagaacCAGTCAGCTATTAACCCAGGGACAGAGGAGCTACTAGACTTTTGTTTGCTGACAAGCCACTGAAGAAAGGCTGAGACGCTGTGATCTTTTCAGGTTCTGAAGAAATCCAGATAAGAGACGCTACATTTAAGTCCCACTCTAacctgagaaatcatctctgaaagaagaccagaggggaaaaaatggtttgaCATGTGTGTAGTAAAGTACAGATGTGTTAATGTAATGCCAAAACTtttcattgtaatacaaatattacaaatcAAACATCCATGACACATTTATCGAAAGCCAGCAGCAGAGTTGTTGGAATCTCTACAGGAAGGAGCAGTGGTAACTTTACTGCTTAATCGCTTTGGCTTTAGAAAGTATTTCAgaagtatagaatcatagaatcagaagattagggttggaagagatctcaggaggttatctaAGAGGCAGTGGCATAATTTGAACACTCAGCAgtggagaaaattaaaaaaaaaacacagataaTGAGGCCATCAATGCaggacaaataaataaatacataaattcaATGATTGTTTTCACCATGCAGTTGCCTTGTGTTTACACAGATGTCGTGATACAATGGGCCACACTCCGAAGTGGAGGGCCAGAAAGGGTGTCTGTGGCAAGGTCACAATTATAAAATCACACAGTGCTAAAGCAGGCTGCGGAACTCCCAGCCACAAGATATCAATGGGGCCAAGAGGTTAGCAGGCTTCAAAGAGGGACTGGATGTTTATATGGGTAACCAAAAAATCAAATTACAGTAGTGAGGGTAGTGTTAAAAGAGTCTTGGAAGGATCCTAAACTTTCCTGATTTATACCACAAAATATGTCTAACTAGTGGGTGTCAGGGGGAAACTTTCTCTAGGAGCAGGTTATCTCAGAGCTGCCTATTGCAGGgtttcttccaccttcctctgaagcatctggaactggtCACTGGATACTAAGCTAGATGGActgcaggtctgatccagtctagcAGTGCCTATCTTCCTATCGGTGATGTAAATCCGAGACTATGTTTTTGCTGATCTTCCTTGAGTTCCTGGGAGTCTCTAGACTTGCACTGAGAGCAGAATGATGTTTCGTTAAATATTATCaagtctcctgttctttttcctttcaggaaggaAAGCTCAAAACTCCTCGGAACTACCCAGtacattatgtcagctgtcaatgacaccaaattCAGATCTGTTGTGTTCCTTCTCACCGGCATACCTGGGCAGGAATACCTCCATCTCTGGATCTCTATTCCTTTCTGCTTTATATATGTTATCTCAATAttaggaaattcagtcattctgttcattataaaaacagatccaagccttcatgagcccatgtacatatTCCTTTCCATGTTGGCTATCACTGACTTTGGGTTATTGATTTCCACCATACCAACGATACTGGGCATATTCTTGTTTAACTCTAGGGAGATCAGCCTTGATGCCTGTTTtacccagctgttcttcatccactcGCTTGCAAAAATTGAATCCTCCATGCTGTTActgatggcctttgaccgcttcatcgcaatctgtaacccactgagatATGCTGCCATCTTAACTACACCAAGAATAGCCAAGATGGTGTTGGTGTTTGTGATAAGAGGGGTGGCCGTAGCATTACCATTCCCCATTCTTCTGAAACGGTTCCGATACTGTCGAGCCAACGTACTCTCCCATTCCTACTGTCTGCACCAGGACATCATGAAATTGGCTTGTTCAGATATCAGAGTCAACTACGTCTATGGCTTGTTTACTACACTCTTCACGTTTGGGTTGGACTCActgctcatcttcctctcttacatgatgatcctcaaaacagtgctgaaCATCGCATCCCATGCGGAGTGCctcagggccctgaacacctgcgtcTCCCACCTCTGCGCCGTCCTGCTCTTCTACACACCAAACATTGGCTTGGCTGTGACACACAGATTCGGGAATAGCTCTTCTCACTTGCTTCAGATTCTCCTGGGCTACATCTACCTGCTGGTCCCGCCCCTGATGAACCCAATCGTGTACAGCGTGAAAAGCAAACAACTTCGTGCGAGGATAATCAGGGCATTTGTCAAGTGAAGGGTCATTTCATCCCCCATCTCCAGGACTGGACACACAGTAGACAAGAAACACAAGCGACAGCCACGGCCACCTATTCTATCCTGGTTCCTTTTAACCTGGGGCCCATCCCTCTGCCCTATCTCttcccccaaaaccccacccctACTATTCCCCTTTACCCAAGACTCTGCACCGTCCCCAGGCTAGAGCCTAGAGCCGGGatgtggtaagagctgcccagagagCCACAACCCTTTGAGGAGCCAGAGACTCTCCACATTATACCCGCCCAGGATGTGCAACCCAGGGAAGGTGGATAGTCCTGGGCTCCAAACAACATCCTGGGCTCTGGCGGCAACTCTTATCATGGCCAGACTCTGGTTTGGCTGAGAGGCAGAGAGTTGAGGAaagtggaggagcagggggcaggacttagtgagaagagatggggcagggagcgAGGCTTCAGAGGAAAAAGGGGAAGAGGGGGCAAGTCTGAACAAATGCTGACCCCAGCAAGTAGgatgtgggggttgggggtggggatttcTGAGTAAAGGAGGAAGATGGGGCTGGAGGGTTGGAGACCCTGTGTTTTGGAGAAGACTAAAgtaaaaaaaacttcaggaccagactccaaagagaaactgctgagctccagttcatttgcaaatttgacaccatcagatcaggattaaacaaagactgtgaatggctatccaactacagaagcagtttctcctcccttggtgttcacacctcaactgctagcagagcacctcaccctccctgattgaactaacctcgttatctccatactgatttatacctgcctctggtaATTTCCATTCcttgtgtctgacgaagtgggcattcacccacgaaagcttatgctccagtacttctgttagtcttaaaggtgccacaggaccctctgttgctttttactaaatTAATGTGACTCCACAAAGGGGGCTCCACTTTTAAGTGCCCAGGTTGAGAGTAAGTCATTGCTTGGACTTAGAAGGAAGGTCTGTGTGTCTGCAGGGCAACCTCAGGCCCGGAGGAGGCACCATAGGGTGGCCCCTGTCACAGGAACTTGGCCAGAGCGCGCTGTGCTCTAGGAAGCTGTTACCAATGGGCCGCTGTTAGCCCAGCCCTTAGGCTGCTCTAAACTCCgctgaggcagggggagaacAGGCCAGTGAATCAAACCCCTGTAATTGGCTCCTGGCCCTCCCGGCTCTCTGCAGCGCAGGAGTGAGCTCTGCTGGAGCAGCAGAGAAGTCTGCCGGGCCTGTCACCATTCAGGTGGCTGGAAGGCTGGTCCTGTGGTCTGGGCACAGCTCTGCCACACAAGAAAACTTGGTTTGATACCCTTGCCGTGTCTTACTGTGGGCAAGCCATTGGCTGTCTCTGAGCCTCTGCTCAGGTGGACaatacccctgccctgcctcacagcagTAGCGGAATGACAAATACATTCAAGGAGATCAGATACTCTGAGACCCAAAGATCAGGGCTGTGTGAGGGTTCCATAGAGCAACACCTGACTCTGGTCTATAAAAGGCCTCTTATCACAGCCTCCTGTGACAGCTGCTTCTGGGAAGA
This genomic window contains:
- the LOC101938797 gene encoding olfactory receptor 51G2-like, which translates into the protein MSAVNDTKFRSVVFLLTGIPGQEYLHLWISIPFCFIYVISILGNSVILFIIKTDPSLHEPMYIFLSMLAITDFGLLISTIPTILGIFLFNSREISLDACFTQLFFIHSLAKIESSMLLLMAFDRFIAICNPLRYAAILTTPRIAKMVLVFVIRGVAVALPFPILLKRFRYCRANVLSHSYCLHQDIMKLACSDIRVNYVYGLFTTLFTFGLDSLLIFLSYMMILKTVLNIASHAECLRALNTCVSHLCAVLLFYTPNIGLAVTHRFGNSSSHLLQILLGYIYLLVPPLMNPIVYSVKSKQLRARIIRAFVK